One window from the genome of Candidatus Auribacterota bacterium encodes:
- a CDS encoding type II toxin-antitoxin system PemK/MazF family toxin, whose protein sequence is ITTQIKGYPFEVRIPPGLKASGVILSDQVKSLDWQARNTQYCCKLPEATLSEVLNKLGVLLIT, encoded by the coding sequence ATTACCACTCAAATCAAAGGTTATCCGTTCGAAGTGCGCATCCCTCCTGGGCTGAAAGCTTCCGGCGTCATTTTATCCGATCAAGTTAAGAGCCTTGATTGGCAGGCCAGGAATACGCAGTATTGCTGTAAGCTCCCGGAGGCCACATTGTCCGAGGTTCTTAATAAACTCGGCGTTTTGCTGATCACATAA